The Brachyspira aalborgi genome has a segment encoding these proteins:
- the hisD gene encoding histidinol dehydrogenase, with protein MIKIINYKNGDSLKPILARSQFSYDNINKKVKAIIEDVKKNGDKALIKYNKEFDKADTKILEVSKKEIDGAYNRIDNKFKKTLHLAYKNIEKFHKKQIRNGFITNEENGIVMGQIINPIEKVGVYIPGGTAIYPSTVLMNVIPAKVAKVPEIILVSPPNKNGKISDIILAAAKISGVDRVFKIGGAQAIAALSYGTESVPKVYKIVGPGNIYVATAKRLVYGEISIDMFAGPSEILIIADENANPIHIAADMLAQAEHDKLASSVLITTSENIASKVKEELYKQLKNLSRKEIAEESIKNNGKIIITNTIEEAIFISNELAPEHLEINIKEPFSILSKIKNAGSIFLGANTPEALGDYLSGTNHVLPTSGTAKFSSPLSVDDFIKKSYYTYYTKDALKKVKDNVINFAENEKLEAHANSIKLRFEK; from the coding sequence ATGATTAAAATTATAAATTATAAAAACGGAGATTCTTTAAAACCAATTTTAGCAAGAAGTCAATTTAGTTATGATAATATTAATAAAAAAGTTAAAGCGATAATTGAAGATGTAAAAAAAAACGGCGATAAGGCTTTGATTAAATATAATAAAGAATTTGATAAAGCCGACACAAAAATTTTGGAAGTTTCTAAAAAAGAAATTGACGGAGCTTATAATAGAATAGATAATAAATTTAAAAAAACTTTGCATTTGGCTTATAAGAATATTGAAAAATTCCATAAAAAACAAATTAGAAATGGATTCATAACTAACGAAGAAAACGGAATCGTTATGGGACAAATAATAAATCCGATTGAAAAAGTCGGCGTTTATATTCCTGGCGGAACTGCAATTTATCCTTCAACGGTTTTAATGAATGTTATTCCCGCGAAAGTTGCTAAAGTGCCTGAAATTATTCTTGTCTCGCCTCCAAATAAAAATGGGAAAATAAGCGATATTATTTTGGCTGCTGCAAAAATATCTGGAGTCGATAGAGTTTTTAAAATTGGCGGAGCGCAGGCAATTGCGGCTTTAAGTTATGGAACTGAAAGCGTCCCTAAAGTTTACAAAATAGTAGGACCTGGAAATATTTATGTCGCAACGGCAAAGAGACTCGTTTATGGCGAAATTTCTATAGATATGTTTGCAGGACCGAGCGAAATTTTAATTATAGCGGATGAAAATGCAAATCCGATTCATATTGCTGCAGATATGCTCGCTCAAGCCGAACATGATAAATTAGCCTCAAGCGTTTTAATTACGACAAGCGAAAATATAGCAAGTAAAGTAAAAGAAGAATTATATAAACAATTAAAAAATTTAAGCAGAAAAGAAATAGCGGAAGAATCGATAAAAAATAACGGAAAAATAATTATAACTAATACTATCGAAGAGGCGATTTTTATAAGCAATGAATTAGCTCCCGAACATTTGGAAATAAATATAAAAGAACCTTTTTCAATTTTATCAAAAATAAAAAATGCAGGCTCTATATTTTTAGGAGCGAACACTCCCGAAGCTTTGGGAGATTATTTATCTGGCACGAATCATGTTTTGCCAACAAGCGGAACTGCAAAATTTTCTTCTCCTCTTTCGGTTGATGATTTTATTAAAAAATCTTATTACACTTATTATACTAAAGACGCTTTGAAAAAAGTTAAAGATAATGTAATTAATTTTGCAGAAAATGAAAAATTGGAAGCGCATGCAAATTCTATAAAATTGAGATTTGAAAAATAG